NNNNNNNNNNNNNAAAAAAAAATCTAATATGGTTAGAAGTTCTGGTTTCAGGGGCACTTCAGCTATTTTGGAAGCACCACAGTATTTAGGCCAACATAAGCTGATATTCAGAAGAATCACACTTTATCTGAGATTATCTAGAAATCCAATAATTGGGCTGGCTGACATCTTTAATTAAGTGATCTGGAGTAGCATCATGTGAGAAACAGCAAAGCTAGCAAGGTGTGACGTGATTCACTCTGCTGGCCACTGATCTGTCGATGGGCCTGAAAATGGCACTTCATTCATTTCTGAATGCTAATTTGTGCGGCATCTTTCAAAGGTGTGAGTAGGGCCATGAATCAGTGATCTTATTGGAATCTCAAACCGAAGGGGGTTGGAACTGTGTATAGGAGGTGCAGAGGTCCTTTAGTTTCAGATCTTTTCATAGTCGCAAACAGCGACCTATGTGACATTAACAAATCTAGCAGATCATTACAAGTTCTAGTTTCAGTGTTACTTGCTTCGGCTATTTGGCAGCACTACTGTATAGGATAAGATGCTACTTAGGAGCAGCTAAACTCAAAACAGATATATGTGGTAAACTTACGGCATTTTGAACTGAAAAACGGTGAAAGAATTAAGAATTTTCGGACACATGTTACTTACATTGTCTCAGCTCTGCATACTTGGCAACATTTCCAAATACTGGTCCTAATGTATCTTCATGTTTAATTCTGCAGCTATGTTCAGTGGTGCTAATGTCCGGGCTCATCATAATCCTGAGCAGCGCCGCCAAGATCACTCACCAGGTGCAGGCCCTCATGGGCCAGACCACCAAGTGGCACGCCTGCTGCACCATCGAGCCGGTCCCGGACGACGAGATAGATCCGGGATCCAACCAGAACTCCATGCTGGAGGAGTACCCCGAGCCCGAGGACGAGAGCGACTGTGAGTCCAGCGAGGAGACCGGCGACGAGGACATGGTG
This portion of the Triticum dicoccoides isolate Atlit2015 ecotype Zavitan chromosome 7A, WEW_v2.0, whole genome shotgun sequence genome encodes:
- the LOC119327576 gene encoding uncharacterized protein LOC119327576, with translation MSGLIIILSSAAKITHQVQALMGQTTKWHACCTIEPVPDDEIDPGSNQNSMLEEYPEPEDESDCESSEETGDEDMVENTKFLQPHMHVISFQKRQALVTFLENNNAGITVFGFTLDRSYLHTIFMLEWTFFLWLLGKTVGFS